The DNA window CAGTGGCTACAgagcggcaggtgagccgttcgacgTCTGCCCCTACAGCTGCTACAATGCAGCAGCTGGGAGCCCTTTTCGGCGGCGCCTTCTCCTACTATGCATTCATACAAGAGATGCAGAGAAGATTATGTAACAAATTTCTCCTATTGCATACAAAAAAACAAGGAGATGCTTAGTTTTGCGCTTCATTAGGTGCTACCTAAGATGATGTAGTCACCTGGCTTGGTATTTGATTTGCGGCTCTGTTGATGGCATTGCTTGGATATGTCTTCACAAACCTTGTGGTATATTCTGAAATATGTTTACTTAAACTTCTGCAATGGATTTTTCTTCAGCCAACGGAGCAAATTATTCTTAGAAATTTGTTTGATGATTTACATGCTCTGACACTCCCATGTGCATGATATCTCATCAAGAAAGGTGCAGTACCATTGTGCGAGGTAACAAGTAATGAAATCGAAACAGATATATAAACACCAGCAGATACCAACCCTGTAAGCTGAAATTCCTACATGGTATATCTATGATTTCGAATTTGCTTTCTTTTTGGGTGGTCCTCTGCACAATTATCATAGTGATTGGGGTCGGTTTGCGTGTTCTTATAAATTCTTTTGGATATTGACAAATTGTAAACTGGCATGCTGTCAATTTTTTGTGGCAACGTAGATTTGTTCCATCTTTTTTTACAGAGATTGGGCAAGCACTACCGGAAATGcctaagttgccgagtgtcacgtgctttgccgagtgttctctttcgggcactcggcaaaaacgcctttgccgagtgttttttttttgacactcggcaaagaggctatttgccgagtgttttttttaacactcggcaaagagtctctttgccgagtgttttttttgacactcggcaaagaaactctttgccgagtgttttttttgacactcggcaaagagcttctttgccgagtgttattttttttacactcggcaaaaaaaatttcaaagcacattttgaagcagtaaattaattcaaatcaaaaagttttcaactacaaagttgtataactcatcaagatgtacaatgtttgttttggtcttttcttcatacgacaaagtgaaaataaatttgttcacaaatctaacatatgtCTCtgatagtttatgaaactacaatagagatatataagatttgtgaacaatgttagaacgaccatgtcggatgaatagatgaccaaacaaccaaaataaactttgtagatctcgaaaagttatgaaactttgtagttggcaactttttgatttgaaaacattttgtcatgcaaaactgtgtttgaatttcaaaattttaaaattcaaattttgtaaacgacctcggatggaaaaacttcctaaactaaaagtgtagatctcgaaaagttatgaaacattgtagttgacaactttttgatttgaaaacattttgtcatgcaaaactgtgtttgaatttcaaaattttaaaattcaaattttgtaaacgacctcggatggaaaaacttcctaaactaaaagtgtagatctcgaaaagttatgaaactttgtagtttacaactttttgatttgaaaacatcttgtcatgcaaaactgtgtttgaatttcaaaattttaaaattcaaattttgtaaacgacctcggatggaaaaacttcctaaactaaaagtgtagatctcgaaaagttatgaaactttgtagtttacaacttttttatttgaattcgtttagggcctcaaacatgcaatttacactcggtttagtataatatattgggaactaaaacggaatccagacacaagtgagagtgtggtgtagtggtagaggaggtacgtgcacagcgggaggtctcgggttcgaatcgcgtcggccacgtagccatgaaattcacgcgaaaaatgtcggagatgggtgggcgctggccggtgggggcctccattgataaaaaaaaatttcatttttttttgggtaaaaatcccatttttttcgggtttttttcggtttcaactttgccgagtgtcgggcacgggcactcggcaaagcctttgccgagtgcccgataaaagacactcggcaaagttggctttgccgtcactgtttttggcgagtgctgttcgccgagcgttacactcggcgaaccatttgccgagtgttttatgtgttttgccgagtgtttcggacactcggcaaactacatgAGTCCGGTAGTGAAGACAATTTGTTGAAACAGGTGAAAATTGTCGATTTGTCATTTTCTTCTAATGATGCCATGTATTCTTTTATGTCAGCAGTCAGCACTATTTAGATatgttaataaaaaaatgatgcaATTGTTTTATGACGATTATGAAAAGCAAAAGTTTAATTAGCGAAGGTGGTCAATGAGTGGATTGTACGTTTATACTTTTAAGTTCTGAATGAATGATGTTTTAACTTGCTAAAATCCAGAAATAAGGTGTGGCTTGACATATATTTTCTTAATATATGGTCATCTGTAGTAACGCACGGCATTTTTCCAAATATATTATAAATTTCCGTCACAAATACAAAACAATACACAAGACTTCTGTTACGTTTATATGGCCCAGCGTACGCTGTACGCAAGACGTAGTACATACTGGCTTATTTCATGGACGACCGGAATTCCGGATCAACGCGCGCGTGTGGGGTGCCATTTACGAGGTGAAGGAGGTGAAGCCGGCGTCATCGCCACCACCGGCGTGGTGGAACCGGGAGACGGCGCAGTCCGTGGCGAAGAGACCCGACGAGCGGTACTTGTCGGCGCCGCCCATGACGGGCATCTTGGCGCCGATATCGAGCTTGTTGACGTAGTCCGGGCGGTAGGTCTGTCCGAGCACGCCGTCGACGTCCTTCGTCAGGCCGCCGGGGAACTGGTAGGAGACGTCGAGGTGCACGAGCGAGTCCCCGTTCGTCTTGCCGTAGGCGTGGACGCGGGAGTCCTCGTCGGTGATGGGCACGGCGTTGGCGGAGATGGCGAACGCGCCGTCGAGCGCCACGACGACGGCGTTGACGGCGTCGGTGCGCGTGACGGTCAGCCCCGGCACGGCGCTCGACGCCCACCGCGCGCCCTTGGACGGCTCGACGTCCACGGGCTCGCCGTCCAGAGCCACCACAACgtggtcctcgtcctcgtcccacTCGGCGGCCCTGCGCGCGCCAACGTAGAGCCTGTGGGCGCCGGCGCCGTCGCCGAAGGTGACGCCGAGCGCCTGCACCCAGGTGAAGTCGCGGCCGGAGTCGGCGTTGCGGTTGCCCATGAAGCGCGCGTTGATGTGGAGGCCGGAGTCGGAGACGAGGCAGAAGCTCTCGTCCTTCTTGCCGTGGAAGTAGAAGGTGTTGCCGTCGGCGCCCGTGAACCGTGGGTCGCCGCACGAGGTGCCCGGCATCAGATCACACACTGATCATGTCACCGGACATGATGAGCGAGATCAGTTCATCATGAAATCAGAATCAGAACAACAAGGAACACGACGACAAGACAGAAAATAGCTAGTGAAATATATACTGACGGCAGAAGGTGAGGCAGTAGGCGCAGTAGGCGAGGCACTTGTTAGGGCAGCGGGCAGGGCACTTGACGTAGCAGGAGACGCCCCAGTCGGTGGTGCAGGTGATCTCGAAGTCGCGCTTGTGGTACCGGTTGGCGACGACGGTGGTGAACTTGCCGTTGCGCGGGGGCTTCTTGGGGTCCCCCGGCGTCGACATCTTGGGGGGATTCTTGCCGGGCCTCCGGGAGGATAtccccgccgccgacgccgtgCCGGATGACAGCGCCAGCGCCAGGGCCACCGCCAGCATAGCGGCGGCAATGACTCCTCCACGGACCGCCATTGCTAGCTACCTGGTCTAGGTGAGTGCGTGTAGTCAAGGTATAGATCGACGACAGATGATggctggagatggagatggagatggagatgaatTTGTGCCGTGTGTGCGCTCTGACCATGGACAGCAGGGAGTCTTATACGATCGAGGCGTGTGGCTCACTGGCTCTTTCCAGGGGCTGGATGGATTGGAGGTCAAGTGGCTTGAAAGGGAAGTGGCGTAGTAGGCGCCAAAGTGATAGTGCAGGCGTGCAATCGTCGTTCGCCGGCCGGAATTAAGGGGTCGTCGAGGCGAGCTGAAGGTGGAAAATGATGGCACATATGTCGTCGTACGCGGCAGCCGGCAAAGTGTGCATGTTACTGTTATATACGGTGGCTACGCAACGTGTAGTATATAAAAGTTTGCTCTAGCTAGTCCAACTTTTTGTTCTCTGACGACGAGGATGCGACGAGTTGACTTGCATAAATCATAAATTTTCTTAAGCATGTATTGTTTCATTTTGTTGTTTTATATAAATTGTCCATAAAAATTAACTACATGAGTAATTAGTGGCGTATCTTCTAGCCAAAAAACGTCGTCGGGGTCAGCTTCACTACATGATATAAATTTTCTTGAACATTAACAGTGTTTGTGTTTGAAAACTGAGGCAATCTAACTTATTTCTTGACTCCCTTCTTGAAAATGTTGTTATATCGTCAGAATTGTATCTATGTGAAACCAATTGTCCGTCTACTTGTTCGTCTTTAGATATCAGTGATTTCTAGAGACAGCCATCTCTAGAAATCATTTTACAGAATTTGCAAATCATTCAATTAAAAGCTTTGAAGTAGAAAGTTCACTACCTGCATCACTACCGGGTCTAAACTTGACATCAATCCGGAAGTGATAagtgataaaaaaataaaaaatatgtatGTTCTCAAGATTCAAACTCAAGGCCTTGATATTTATGTTCTCTTAAGCATCCATACCAGCTGAAATACACGGCAACTGATGCTATTATTTTAACTACATAGAATCTTATATTACATATTTAACACATCTTAAATAAAAAAGTCGTTAACTGTAAAGTTGTAGACTTTGTCTCGATTTGATATTGTTAACCATCTCAAATCGGATCCGAGAACTTCTATAAGTATTTGTACATGTAAACCATTTCAAATCTAAATGTTGTCCACTACAACGTTTTAGATCTCTTTGAAATCTATAATTTTTGTATAAAGTTTATCTTGAACCAacctcatatgaaaaagttatgattttCTTTGTGCATAATAGCCTCTCACTTGTGGTTCAAGCCCACGAGCCGGTAGATCTGCCACTGCTTGTTATCAGTTAGGTTGAAACTACGAACCAGTATTGTAGTCCTGCAGTGATGCCCTTTTCTGGCATAGTGGTTTTAGATCTCTTTGAGTACCACAACTTTAGTGTAGATCGTTTTCATTCAAGATCATTTGGAAGTttttgaaaaatatgaatttCAAATCATTAATATTCAAATATAATTTCTAGGCACTAAATGTTTTtgaatgaaaaagtcatcaattaCAAAGTTGCATCTCTGCGACAATTTTGGTTTAGATCCTTTCTCCATCTGAGAtacttttaaaaattcaaaaaaaaaataaatttcaaaATCCGAGAACTTAATATAGAATTTCTAGGTACTCAATAATTTGAAATGAGAAGTAGTACAATACAAATTTGTAGATCCCTTCGAGTATTATAACTTTGATTTATGTTGTTTCTCCACTCGAGGTCATTTCAAAAACTTTAAAATATTGAACTCCAAATTATGAAAACTTTAAACAACATTTTTTGGAGTTAAAATGATTTCTAGTGGATAACTcataactacaaagttgtagatctttttTAGCACTATAACTTTGTATAAAGTTTGTCTTTATACGACTTCATTTACaaaagttataaattttaccATACTCCACCTACTTTTTAGGGATAGGGCAAATGGTCAGCCGCATCTAGAAATCTATTTCTGATATGGCTCAAATTCTAGCCGTGCTTAGCTTGCCAGTCACCTCTGAAATTAATTTATAGAGGAAGGATAGCTCAGAAACTATTTTTAGAGGTAGATTTTGATAGAGTCGTCCATACGCTAAAATGGAGGTGGCTCTAAAAAGGATTTTTTTGTAGTGTATATAAGTGTGAGCATCTGCTGGTATTTTTGTGTTTAAGTGTGTGTATAGAAAGACAAGTCGAAGAGAAGAATTGAGTATTATATTTTTTCACACACTTTCTTGGTCCAGAGAAGATTGCAATTCTGGCATAATACCATGTTAacgtatcttaagtttgactaactctATATAAaacatcaatatttatgatataaatAAGTATCTTTAGATTTGTCTATTTCATAGTATACTTATTGACTTTGTAAACATTAAATTTTTTacctatatatttggttaaactttAGGCACTTTAACTAATAATGCACCTATATCTgtattcttctttttttttgacgAAGATAGTACATGTCAaagtcatgttttttttttgccgttGAAAGTCTTCCATCTGAATTGAAAACTGTGATTCCACCAAATTCCTAGTTAATAGAAGTCCTTTGCATTTGAAGGAAAAATGAAGTAGAGTGTTGACCAAACTAATGTTAGAACATTGATTAGTTAATTTAGGTTTTACTTCCATTCTTGACTAGAATGAGGGAGGTGAGAGTTGACCTTCATCGTATACTCCTATGTCAAGGGACTCGACTAATCTACCGCAAATCTTTGTTACCTAGCTTGTCCTATGTGAACTACTTTCCTCTCTGCACGAAGGCATGCGTATTTGTCTCGTGCTAACACGCACACAAATCAAGGACGGGGTAAATATAAAAATGATAAATTGGATGTCCGCTTTTTTAATTTCAGAACTTCTTAGAGatatagcccttgtttagttccaccccaatttccaaaaagttgctatagtacctgtcacatcgaatgtttgcggcccgtgcatggagcattaaatatagacgaaaagaaaaattaattgcacagttttgtgggaaattgcgagacgaacgttttgagcctaattaatccatgtttgaatactatttgccaaataaaaacgaacgcgctacagtagccccaaaatccaaattcctacaactaaacacagccataAGCGGGCTAACCCGCGAACACGCATATAGACTCAATTTTGTGGGCTACAAAATTAAGCCTATATACGGATTTCCGGGCTAGCCCATTTATGTCTACATTTTATACCTACGAGCAAATCTAGGCTAAGCCATCACAAGCAAGTTACACGTACCCGCCAGGCGCCAGCTATGCATGACTTAACATTGGAAGAACACCGTCATTTCTACATTTGAGTGACGTGCACTCACAACGCAAGTAAAGAATATGTGTTGGGACGTGTGGAGTCGTGCGCGTTTGCTAGTCAAACTAACCCAAGCAATGCAACGTGGTGGCACTCGCGTACATGGGTGCGCCGTATAGGACTCAGCGTCACCACCACCAGTCGAAGCCGGTTGGGCGTCGGCACGACCCGGAGTAGCACGTTATGTAACACAGTCACACGTACACGCGCACGCTTCCTGCCTGCCTCACCTATGCATACACAAAGAGAGACAGGCAGAGTAGAAGCTGCTCCGGCAGAGTAGAAGCTGGTCTAAAATTTAGTTAATTAAAGTTGAGGACTAAAACTTTAGACTACTTTAACTCATATTTTGTTAGATGatctaaggccatgtttagttcctcccaattctaaattttgacactatgcaaaaagaagattccccatcacatcaaacttgcggtacatgcatggagtactaaatgttgacgaaatcaaaaactaattgtacagttttgttgtactttgcgagacgaacgttttgagcctaattagtcaacgattgaaaaattattaccaaataaaaacaaaacgacacGGCCTAACCTTACATCACTTTAAACCTTCTGTTTTGAGCTTTAAGAGCTAAAGGGatctaaatttttttaaaatgatctaaactttagagctagcCATCTAAAGTTTAGTGGCTACATTTTAGATCATGAGTACCTAAGAGCATCTAAAAGAGCCTTTCTAAAATATACTATCTAAATCATTATTTAGAAAGTCATTTGAGTAAAAATTGTTTTCTGTATCTTTGTACCCTTCAACAACTTTTCTATGTATTGTATGTAGTTTAGAGAGCCATTCTCGCTCTCCATCTTTCGTTAGCGAgggggcctgttcggctggtattaaagtcggctgataagccaactgaagctgatttattgtgagagaaaaacactgtagattttagctgataaaccgactgataagttcaagcaaacatGCCTAGATGGTATCTATATTTAGATATGCAATTGAAGAGGCTGATGTAGGGTATCTTTTTTCACAAAATCTCTATTTTTTGTAAACTAAAAAAGATATAAAGAGTCCATGCTCTAAACATGGGCCGGATCACTGCTTCTTATTGGGACTACCGCGTGTGGGCGGGGATAACCAACCCATCGATTCACCCCTTAATTTGGCGCAAATGTTACTTCGCGCCTAATCGCGCTCGTCGATGATCGCGCGACAGGTGCGCAAGCAGGCTGAGAGGCCTGGCCTGCTTTGTTAGCCACGTACGGGATGTAGTTGCACATGTGTACTGGTATCTAGACTGTATCTGGCCTGGCCTCCTCGTTAGCACGTGCGGGCTGCAACCAACAGACTGCTCGTTAGCGCGCAAGCAGCTGCAGCCGACCCACATACACCTGTCGCgtccttctttatttttttattttggtttTCATTGTTTTCTCTTTAGTTTTTATTTTCTTATCATTTTCAGTTTCATTTCCCCATAATTTcaatttcatttttttcattgTGTATACTTTTTAAGTTTCATTATTTTAGTTTTTTATCATTGTTTCTTTTAGTTTCAGTtaaatgagttatgtttttttttcattgttatttttagttttcagtcaagttttttttttcattgttTTTTAGTTTCAATTATCAGTcaattttttaatattttttagtttcagttttcagtcacccttttagattcaaatgcatcataAATCCTTCGTATTAACTGTTTTTCAATATCCCCTTTCTTTAATTAATTCTTTTTTTCAATGTTTATTTTAGTTTCAGTTTAATGAGTTTTGAGTTTCATAATTTCATTCTCCCTTTCAGGTTCGAATGAATTTCTAAATCTACATATTAGTTGTATAATAACTTATActctaaggccccgttcgcttgtcttaaatttggcttgttcggcttgttttttcagccggaacaatgtttttctctcacaacaattcagccggaacagtgtttttcagccagtttcagccaaaattcagaccagcgaacggggcctaagttAGCATCTTGTGCAATGCTTTTTCTAATAATTTGTCTCTCAGGGTGCAACTTGTCTTATTTTGGGCTGCTAATCTTGTCTTTTTAATAAATGTCCCTCCATTTCTCAACTAGTCATGTTTCTCGGCTAATATAGTGTGCTGTATAATAACTTGCTCCTTTAGTTGGCAGCTTATGCAATGCTTGCTCTAATAATTTGCCCTCAGGTTGTAGCTTGTCTCTGTTTTGCGTCGCTACcctaatttttttaataaatgtcCCCTAGTTGGCAGCAAATCATGTTTCATGGCTTTTTGAAATATGTTGTATAATAACTtgctatcggggaccaatactagggtacccgaagaggaggagctaataaccatcaatattaattcatccgagcagtcaagagtgcgactacagctccaaccgaccccaggtgcgcgagctctgcctcgcctggcctctggaggcgggctccgcctcgcccgacaccgaggccgcgggctccgcctcgcccgagctcTGAGGGcgtgctccgccttgcccgacaccgaggccacgggcttcgcctcacccgacccttgggtttacgctccgactcgcccgacctctga is part of the Miscanthus floridulus cultivar M001 chromosome 9, ASM1932011v1, whole genome shotgun sequence genome and encodes:
- the LOC136481762 gene encoding uncharacterized protein, which translates into the protein MAVRGGVIAAAMLAVALALALSSGTASAAGISSRRPGKNPPKMSTPGDPKKPPRNGKFTTVVANRYHKRDFEITCTTDWGVSCYVKCPARCPNKCLAYCAYCLTFCLCDLMPGTSCGDPRFTGADGNTFYFHGKKDESFCLVSDSGLHINARFMGNRNADSGRDFTWVQALGVTFGDGAGAHRLYVGARRAAEWDEDEDHVVVALDGEPVDVEPSKGARWASSAVPGLTVTRTDAVNAVVVALDGAFAISANAVPITDEDSRVHAYGKTNGDSLVHLDVSYQFPGGLTKDVDGVLGQTYRPDYVNKLDIGAKMPVMGGADKYRSSGLFATDCAVSRFHHAGGGDDAGFTSFTS